A region from the Nocardioides exalbidus genome encodes:
- a CDS encoding sigma-70 family RNA polymerase sigma factor, with product MLSLTYLSSTDHTFTKDKLDDLVRVSRARNERLGVTGMMLYSGGIFLQTLEGPDDSVDALFTLIDADPRHRDLFIVRRERIETRRFTAWFMGCRVIARDKAAIIPGFTDYLRTGEIEEVAARQSSGDSDVSARLRRARRLGRPALRAHVRRGEHTLRPRVARWRNVLAGDHGEHQTIGRSSAVVPVSLVCEPQTPSASLTARQHRQQRTDAIAAELRHSCHESVDRAQLVDDLISTNIPMARALAARYRNRGVDLDDLEQVAMIGLVKAARRFDADAGHDFMSFAVPTVRGELRRHFRDFGWTIRPPRRIQELQSTIGRARLVLEQRWGRAPRPSELAAHLDVDVRDVEEALAVDGCFTPTSLDGASGSTAPGDVVGDWDGAFDAVDARVVLAPVMGRISARDRRILLLRFYEQRSQQEIADAVGLTQTSVSRVLTRILRDLHRYLVENDAAA from the coding sequence GTGCTTTCACTGACCTACCTGAGCTCGACCGACCACACGTTCACCAAGGACAAGCTCGACGACCTCGTGCGGGTGTCTCGCGCCAGGAACGAACGACTCGGCGTGACGGGGATGATGCTGTACTCGGGCGGCATCTTCCTGCAGACCCTCGAGGGACCCGATGACTCGGTCGACGCCCTGTTCACGCTCATCGACGCCGATCCTCGTCACCGAGACCTGTTCATCGTGCGCCGAGAGAGGATCGAGACGAGACGCTTCACTGCGTGGTTCATGGGGTGCCGCGTCATCGCGAGGGATAAGGCGGCGATCATCCCCGGCTTCACCGACTACCTGCGCACGGGTGAGATCGAAGAAGTGGCTGCTCGTCAGTCATCGGGTGACTCTGACGTCTCGGCGCGTCTTCGACGAGCTCGTCGCCTAGGACGTCCCGCACTGAGGGCACACGTCCGTAGGGGGGAGCACACGCTTCGACCGCGGGTGGCAAGGTGGAGGAACGTCCTTGCTGGAGACCACGGTGAGCACCAGACGATCGGCAGGAGTAGTGCCGTGGTCCCCGTCTCTCTCGTCTGCGAGCCGCAGACTCCCTCCGCATCGCTGACCGCGCGCCAACATCGCCAGCAGCGCACCGACGCCATCGCCGCGGAGCTTCGACATAGTTGTCATGAGTCAGTTGACCGCGCGCAGCTGGTCGATGACCTGATCTCGACCAACATCCCGATGGCGCGTGCCCTGGCAGCGCGGTACCGGAACCGTGGGGTGGACCTCGACGACCTGGAGCAGGTTGCCATGATCGGACTCGTCAAGGCAGCGCGGCGCTTCGACGCAGACGCCGGACACGACTTCATGTCGTTCGCCGTTCCCACCGTGCGAGGGGAGCTCCGTCGGCACTTCCGGGACTTCGGCTGGACGATCCGTCCACCCCGCCGGATCCAGGAGCTCCAGTCCACGATCGGACGCGCTCGTCTCGTTCTCGAACAGCGTTGGGGTCGCGCGCCGCGCCCGAGCGAGCTGGCTGCGCATCTTGACGTCGACGTGCGTGACGTCGAGGAGGCGCTCGCGGTGGATGGGTGCTTCACGCCGACGTCGCTGGACGGAGCCTCCGGTTCGACTGCTCCGGGCGATGTGGTGGGGGACTGGGACGGTGCATTCGATGCGGTAGACGCACGGGTGGTGCTGGCTCCCGTCATGGGGCGGATCTCCGCCCGGGACCGGCGAATACTCCTGCTGCGGTTCTACGAGCAGCGCTCCCAGCAGGAGATCGCCGATGCGGTCGGCCTGACGCAGACGAGCGTCTCTCGAGTCCTGACTCGCATCCTGCGCGACCTGCACCGGTACCTGGTCGAGAACGACGCGGCCGCATGA